A genomic region of Lachnoclostridium edouardi contains the following coding sequences:
- a CDS encoding putative manganese-dependent inorganic diphosphatase yields MAEKRMRKTIVIGHKNPDTDSICSAICYANLKSRLTGQVYQPGRAGHINEETRFVLNYFEAAEPNLVENVKTQVKDIDIKETEGVARNISLKKAWKLMQGVNAVTLPVVAGDGTLEGLITVGDIAKSYMNVYDSSILSKANTQYSNILETLEGLILIGDENGYFDQGKVLIAAANPDMMEYYIQPHDLVILGNRYESQLCAIEMEADCIIVCEGAAVSMTIKKLAQERGCTVMTTPYDAFTAARLINQSIPISYFMKTENLITFERDDYIEDIREVMASKRHRDFPILDKDGKYYGMISRRNLLGARGKQVILVDHNERTQAVDGIEGAEIQEIIDHHKLGTVETIAPVFFRNQPLGCTATIVYQMYKESGVEIEKKIAGLLCSAIISDTLLFRSPTCTQVDKNAALELAELAGIQIEKYAGEMFAAGSNLRGKSVEEIFYQDYKRFTSEKVSFGVGQISSVNEEELEALKERLLPFIQEKQKEQGLDMLFFMLTNILTESTDLLCAGQGSEQMIAAAFHMEGIKENSGSVMLQSVVSRKKQLIPVIMMALQN; encoded by the coding sequence ATGGCAGAAAAAAGGATGAGAAAAACAATTGTTATCGGTCATAAAAATCCGGATACAGACTCTATCTGTTCAGCGATTTGTTATGCAAATTTAAAAAGCCGGCTGACAGGGCAGGTATATCAGCCGGGGAGAGCCGGACATATTAATGAAGAAACCAGATTTGTTCTGAATTATTTTGAGGCTGCAGAGCCTAATTTGGTGGAAAACGTAAAGACTCAGGTAAAAGATATAGATATTAAGGAAACTGAGGGCGTGGCCAGAAATATTTCTCTGAAAAAGGCCTGGAAGCTGATGCAGGGAGTAAATGCAGTCACCCTTCCTGTAGTGGCCGGGGACGGGACTTTGGAAGGCCTGATTACCGTAGGAGACATTGCCAAGTCTTATATGAACGTATATGACAGCAGTATTTTGTCCAAGGCAAATACCCAGTACTCCAATATTTTAGAAACTTTGGAAGGCCTGATTCTGATTGGAGATGAGAACGGATATTTTGACCAGGGCAAGGTGCTGATAGCAGCCGCAAATCCGGATATGATGGAATATTATATCCAGCCTCACGACCTGGTAATACTGGGCAATAGATATGAATCTCAGCTGTGCGCCATTGAGATGGAGGCTGACTGCATTATTGTGTGCGAGGGAGCTGCTGTTTCCATGACTATTAAGAAGCTGGCCCAGGAGAGAGGATGTACTGTAATGACAACCCCTTACGACGCATTTACAGCGGCCAGATTGATTAACCAAAGTATACCTATCAGTTATTTTATGAAAACAGAAAATCTGATTACCTTTGAAAGAGATGATTATATAGAAGATATCCGGGAAGTAATGGCCAGCAAACGCCACCGGGACTTTCCTATTTTAGACAAAGACGGAAAGTACTACGGAATGATATCCAGAAGAAATCTGCTTGGAGCCAGGGGAAAGCAGGTGATTTTAGTGGATCACAACGAGAGAACCCAGGCAGTAGACGGAATTGAGGGAGCTGAAATTCAGGAGATTATTGACCATCACAAGCTGGGAACTGTGGAGACCATCGCCCCTGTATTTTTCAGAAATCAGCCTTTAGGGTGTACGGCTACTATTGTATATCAAATGTATAAGGAATCTGGAGTGGAAATTGAAAAGAAAATAGCAGGTTTGCTTTGCAGCGCTATTATTTCCGACACCTTGCTGTTCCGCTCCCCTACATGTACTCAGGTGGACAAAAATGCGGCTTTAGAGCTGGCGGAGCTGGCAGGTATTCAGATAGAAAAGTATGCAGGAGAAATGTTTGCAGCAGGAAGCAATTTAAGGGGAAAATCAGTAGAAGAGATTTTTTATCAGGATTATAAACGATTCACCTCGGAAAAGGTTTCTTTTGGGGTGGGGCAGATCAGCTCTGTCAATGAAGAGGAACTGGAGGCCTTAAAGGAAAGGCTGCTGCCGTTTATCCAGGAAAAACAAAAAGAGCAGGGGCTGGATATGCTATTTTTTATGTTGACAAATATTTTAACAGAATCTACAGATCTGCTTTGCGCCGGTCAGGGCTCTGAGCAGATGATTGCAGCGGCGTTTCACATGGAAGGAATAAAGGAAAACAGCGGAAGCGTTATGCTGCAGTCAGTGGTGTCCAGGAAAAAGCAGTTAATACCAGTGATTATGATGGCGCTGCAGAATTAA
- the chvE gene encoding multiple monosaccharide ABC transporter substrate-binding protein, which produces MKKGLSILLAAAMTLSLAACGGSTETANTTAAGGDTTTAAADASEGADAGTATGEGKTIGVAMPTQSSERWINDGANIKEQLEAKGYKVELQYAEDDVQMQVSQIENLIASGVDCLVVASIDSTALVNTLASAKEKGIPVIAYDRLLMDTDAVSYYATFDNKGVGTAIAKYIEEKKDLKTAQANGESYTIEFFMGSPDDNNALFLYQGIMEVLQPYLDDGTLVCKTGRTSFEDTCILRWSQETAQQWCENYLSGFYADEKLDIACTAFDGFAYGVRSALEGAGYQVGVDWPLVTGQDAELMAVKNIISGHQTMSIYKDTRELAAKCVTMVQAVLEGAEPEINDTEQYNNGKLVVPSYLCTPVAVDTDNYMELIVDGGYYTKEELGVQ; this is translated from the coding sequence ATGAAAAAAGGGTTAAGTATTTTGCTTGCAGCAGCTATGACATTGTCATTGGCAGCATGTGGAGGTTCCACAGAGACAGCAAACACAACAGCAGCAGGTGGAGATACCACCACAGCGGCAGCTGATGCTTCTGAAGGCGCAGATGCAGGAACAGCTACAGGCGAAGGCAAAACAATAGGTGTAGCAATGCCTACCCAGTCTTCTGAGCGTTGGATCAACGATGGCGCTAACATTAAAGAGCAGCTGGAAGCGAAAGGATATAAAGTAGAGCTTCAGTATGCAGAGGATGACGTTCAGATGCAGGTATCCCAGATTGAGAACCTGATTGCAAGCGGCGTTGACTGTCTGGTAGTTGCTTCTATCGACTCTACAGCTCTTGTAAATACACTGGCTTCCGCTAAGGAAAAAGGTATTCCGGTAATCGCTTATGACCGTCTGCTTATGGACACAGACGCTGTTTCCTACTATGCAACCTTTGATAACAAGGGAGTAGGTACTGCTATTGCTAAATACATTGAAGAGAAAAAAGATTTAAAGACAGCTCAGGCTAACGGCGAATCTTATACAATCGAGTTCTTCATGGGCTCTCCTGACGACAACAACGCATTATTCCTGTATCAGGGAATTATGGAAGTGCTTCAGCCATACTTAGACGACGGCACACTGGTTTGTAAAACAGGAAGAACTTCTTTTGAAGATACATGTATTCTGAGATGGTCTCAGGAGACAGCACAGCAGTGGTGCGAGAACTACCTGTCTGGATTCTATGCAGATGAAAAACTGGATATTGCTTGTACAGCATTTGACGGATTTGCATACGGCGTTCGTTCCGCTCTGGAGGGAGCCGGATATCAGGTAGGCGTTGACTGGCCGTTAGTAACAGGACAGGACGCAGAGCTTATGGCAGTTAAGAACATTATTTCCGGTCATCAGACAATGAGTATTTACAAAGACACCAGAGAACTGGCTGCAAAATGTGTAACAATGGTACAGGCAGTTCTGGAAGGCGCAGAGCCAGAGATCAACGATACAGAACAGTACAACAATGGTAAACTGGTTGTTCCTTCTTACCTGTGTACACCTGTAGCTGTTGACACAGACAACTACATGGAACTGATTGTTGACGGCGGATACTATACAAAAGAAGAATTAGGAGTCCAATAA
- a CDS encoding DUF3783 domain-containing protein has product MKTMRETVLYYTPEVTERTARLKGIFVRLGIRIKNVGPDQAGEKVGYLFGMPGFLPDDAGSEEPLKIEDEMLVMKGFTSRRIDELLMAVRKAGLSRIDLKAVVTDSNAGWTFYQLYEEIKEERRQILEGTEKSKQAEEEEKE; this is encoded by the coding sequence ATGAAAACTATGAGGGAAACTGTGCTGTATTATACGCCTGAGGTTACAGAGAGAACAGCCAGGTTAAAGGGGATCTTTGTAAGGCTGGGGATCAGAATAAAAAATGTAGGCCCTGATCAGGCGGGAGAGAAGGTGGGATATCTTTTTGGGATGCCGGGATTTTTGCCAGATGATGCCGGAAGTGAGGAACCTTTGAAAATAGAGGACGAGATGCTGGTGATGAAGGGCTTTACCAGCCGCAGAATTGATGAGCTTTTAATGGCAGTGAGAAAGGCCGGCCTGTCCAGAATTGATTTAAAGGCAGTTGTCACAGACAGTAATGCAGGATGGACGTTTTATCAGCTTTATGAGGAGATAAAAGAAGAACGGCGGCAGATTCTGGAGGGAACTGAAAAATCTAAGCAGGCAGAAGAGGAAGAAAAGGAATGA
- a CDS encoding asparaginase: MKERRILLLNTGGTLSSVEGGKGLKPGLGREDILEDLVVVAKGFTLEYEELYSLDSANITPAHWKGMAERIGQVYRQYEGIVVIHGTDTMAYTASMLSFMLRGIPIPVVITGSQLSISNPVADALENLRAAIYMAASGQTGVFVAFNRKIILGTRASKVSTKSFDAFESINFPYAATINAYGMTMNREVLPKPRLDFGVDSGCSENVMLIKLFPGMSPEILRHLPKMGIKGVVIEAFGLGGMPFKGQDNLCDIVKELSDQGMAVVIGSQCRYDGSSLSVYETGKLALENGAIQMYDMTTEAAVTKLMWLLEKNLNQRELRMWFNTNLVNEITVQEN; this comes from the coding sequence ATGAAAGAAAGGCGAATACTTTTGCTGAATACAGGAGGTACTTTATCTTCTGTAGAAGGAGGAAAAGGGCTGAAGCCAGGGCTGGGAAGAGAAGATATATTGGAAGATCTGGTGGTAGTGGCAAAAGGCTTTACCCTGGAGTATGAAGAATTGTATTCTCTGGACAGCGCCAATATTACGCCGGCTCACTGGAAGGGTATGGCTGAGCGGATCGGACAGGTTTACAGGCAGTATGAGGGAATCGTAGTAATCCACGGCACAGACACTATGGCATATACGGCTTCCATGCTGTCTTTTATGCTGCGGGGAATACCGATTCCTGTAGTTATTACAGGAAGCCAGCTGTCTATTTCTAACCCGGTGGCAGATGCTTTAGAAAATTTAAGAGCCGCGATTTATATGGCGGCCAGCGGTCAGACAGGAGTTTTTGTAGCCTTTAACAGAAAAATTATTCTGGGAACAAGGGCCTCTAAAGTAAGCACAAAAAGCTTTGACGCTTTTGAAAGTATTAATTTCCCATATGCAGCCACTATTAATGCATACGGCATGACAATGAATAGGGAGGTGCTGCCAAAACCAAGGCTTGATTTTGGCGTGGACTCAGGCTGCTCGGAAAATGTTATGCTGATTAAGCTATTTCCCGGAATGTCCCCTGAAATTCTCAGACATCTTCCTAAAATGGGAATAAAAGGTGTGGTGATAGAAGCTTTTGGGTTAGGGGGGATGCCATTTAAAGGGCAGGATAACTTGTGCGATATAGTAAAAGAACTGTCGGATCAGGGAATGGCTGTGGTAATCGGAAGTCAGTGCCGGTACGACGGCAGCAGTCTGTCGGTGTATGAGACCGGAAAGCTGGCTTTGGAAAACGGAGCCATTCAAATGTACGATATGACTACAGAGGCGGCAGTGACAAAGCTTATGTGGCTGTTGGAGAAAAATCTGAACCAGAGAGAGCTTAGAATGTGGTTTAATACAAATCTTGTAAATGAAATAACAGTACAAGAAAACTAA
- a CDS encoding flavin reductase family protein: MGKQHWRPGNMLYPVPAVMVSCQRKGEKPNIITAAWCGTTVSDPAMVYVSVRPERYSYDIIKETGEYVINLVNKDLVFAADFCGVRSGRDVDKFDEMKLTPLPSQKISAPGIEESPVNLECKVKKILPLGTHHMFLAEIVNVTVDDKYMDEKGKFHLNSSGLVAYSHGEYFELGKKLGKFGYSVQKKKKGITGKKHGKK, encoded by the coding sequence ATGGGCAAACAGCATTGGAGACCGGGAAATATGCTTTATCCTGTTCCGGCAGTAATGGTAAGCTGTCAGCGAAAAGGAGAAAAGCCTAATATTATTACGGCGGCCTGGTGCGGGACAACAGTGTCAGATCCCGCTATGGTTTATGTATCTGTAAGACCAGAGCGGTATTCTTATGATATTATAAAAGAAACCGGGGAATATGTTATTAACCTGGTGAATAAGGATCTTGTATTTGCAGCAGATTTCTGCGGGGTAAGGTCTGGAAGAGATGTAGATAAGTTTGATGAGATGAAGCTGACTCCCCTGCCTTCCCAGAAAATCAGCGCTCCCGGAATTGAAGAAAGCCCGGTAAATCTGGAGTGTAAGGTGAAAAAGATTTTGCCCTTAGGAACCCACCATATGTTTTTGGCGGAAATAGTGAATGTTACAGTAGATGACAAATATATGGATGAAAAGGGAAAATTCCATTTAAACAGCAGCGGGCTGGTAGCTTATTCTCATGGAGAGTATTTTGAGCTGGGAAAAAAGCTGGGGAAATTCGGATATTCTGTACAAAAGAAAAAGAAAGGAATAACAGGAAAAAAGCATGGAAAAAAATAA
- the mmsB gene encoding multiple monosaccharide ABC transporter permease codes for MDKKKTVNIDLKQYGMVIALIAIFLIFYFMSGGKNASPTNINNLVMQNGYVVILAVGMLLCVLTGNVDLGVGSIVALCGAVAAILVVDKGAAVPVAFLAALAIGLASGAFAGFFISILNIPPFVVTLATMLMGRGLTYTLLKAQTKGPTPASYNMIGVGFIPNIKVDFMGAPIDMVTILIAVVATVLILLGELKNYRTKQKYNFPTNPMWQIIIKEAVILFILWFFLYKLARNNGTPLVLVLMTVLVGVYHFITSNTVAGRQVYALGGNAKAARLSGINTKKVFFWVYTNMGLMSAVAGIVLSARNGSATPKAGDGFELDAIASCYIGGAAAAGGVGTIIGAVVGAFVMGILNNGMSLIGWSTDIQKVVKGAVLLGAVTFDIVSQRKKS; via the coding sequence ATGGATAAGAAAAAAACAGTTAATATTGATTTAAAACAATATGGTATGGTAATCGCTTTAATTGCCATCTTTTTAATCTTCTATTTTATGTCAGGAGGAAAAAACGCTTCCCCTACAAATATTAACAACCTGGTGATGCAGAACGGTTATGTAGTAATCCTGGCAGTTGGTATGCTGCTGTGCGTATTGACAGGTAACGTAGACCTGGGAGTTGGTTCTATTGTTGCTCTCTGCGGCGCTGTTGCTGCTATTTTAGTAGTTGATAAGGGAGCTGCCGTACCAGTTGCATTTTTGGCTGCATTGGCTATTGGTCTTGCCAGCGGCGCGTTTGCAGGATTCTTTATATCTATTTTAAATATTCCGCCTTTCGTAGTAACCCTGGCTACCATGCTTATGGGACGAGGACTTACATATACTCTGTTAAAGGCTCAGACAAAGGGCCCTACACCGGCCAGCTACAATATGATCGGCGTTGGCTTTATTCCTAACATTAAAGTGGATTTTATGGGAGCTCCTATTGATATGGTGACAATTCTCATTGCAGTAGTGGCAACTGTTTTAATCCTTTTAGGTGAACTGAAAAATTACCGCACAAAACAGAAATACAATTTCCCAACAAATCCAATGTGGCAGATTATTATAAAAGAAGCCGTAATTTTATTCATTCTCTGGTTCTTCTTATACAAGCTGGCAAGAAACAACGGAACTCCATTAGTTTTAGTATTAATGACAGTGCTGGTTGGAGTTTATCACTTTATTACAAGCAACACAGTAGCCGGACGTCAGGTTTATGCTTTGGGAGGTAATGCAAAAGCAGCCAGACTTTCTGGTATTAACACAAAGAAAGTATTCTTCTGGGTTTATACAAACATGGGACTTATGTCTGCTGTTGCAGGTATTGTACTTTCTGCACGTAACGGTTCTGCAACACCAAAGGCAGGCGACGGTTTCGAGTTGGATGCCATTGCTTCCTGTTATATCGGCGGAGCAGCAGCAGCCGGCGGCGTTGGTACAATTATCGGAGCAGTAGTAGGAGCTTTCGTTATGGGTATTCTGAACAACGGTATGTCTTTAATCGGCTGGTCCACAGATATTCAGAAGGTAGTAAAGGGCGCAGTTCTGCTGGGAGCCGTAACATTTGACATTGTATCTCAGAGAAAGAAATCATAA
- a CDS encoding NAD(P)/FAD-dependent oxidoreductase, translating into MHSSNQFDVIIIGAGPSGIFCAYTLIQERPDMKILMIEKGRPIEKRTCPKRVTKTCVGCTPCSITTGFAGAGAFSDGKLSLSPDVGGNLPEILGYDKTVELLKESDNIYLKFGADKNVYGVDKQKEIQEIRRKAITANLKLIECPIRHLGTEEGYKIYTRLQEHLLAQGVSMKFNTMVQDILIEDGQAQGVVTDSHETYYAPQIIAAIGREGSDWFSHICGRHNIETEVGTVDIGVRVEVRDEVMEFLNKNLYEAKLVYHTPTFDDKVRTFCSNPSGEVATEYYENGLAVVNGHAYKSQEFKTHNTNFALLVSKNFTKPFKTPIEYGKHIAQLSNMLCDGKILVQTFGDFQRGRRTTEERLCRNNLIPTLKDAVPGDLSLVFPHRIMVDIKEMLLALDKVTPGIASDETLLYGVEVKFYSNKVVVNTDFETSVKGLRAIGDGASVTRGLQQASANGISVARSILSQQ; encoded by the coding sequence ATGCATTCCAGCAACCAATTTGACGTTATCATTATCGGAGCCGGCCCATCCGGCATTTTCTGCGCCTATACCTTGATTCAGGAAAGACCTGATATGAAAATCCTTATGATAGAAAAAGGCCGCCCCATTGAAAAGCGTACATGTCCAAAAAGAGTTACAAAAACCTGTGTAGGCTGTACGCCTTGTTCTATCACCACAGGTTTCGCAGGCGCAGGCGCGTTTTCAGACGGAAAATTATCCCTCTCCCCTGACGTTGGAGGCAATCTGCCGGAAATCCTGGGATATGATAAAACTGTAGAACTGCTGAAGGAATCTGATAATATTTATTTAAAATTCGGCGCTGACAAAAACGTATACGGCGTAGATAAGCAAAAAGAGATTCAGGAAATCAGAAGAAAAGCTATTACAGCTAACTTAAAGCTGATTGAATGCCCTATCCGTCATTTAGGAACAGAAGAAGGTTATAAAATTTATACAAGACTTCAGGAACATCTTCTGGCTCAGGGAGTATCTATGAAATTTAACACTATGGTTCAGGATATTCTTATTGAGGACGGACAGGCTCAGGGCGTTGTCACAGATTCTCACGAAACCTACTATGCCCCTCAGATTATTGCCGCTATCGGAAGAGAGGGCTCCGACTGGTTCAGCCATATATGCGGCCGCCACAATATTGAAACAGAGGTTGGGACTGTAGATATCGGCGTCCGCGTGGAGGTTCGGGACGAGGTTATGGAGTTCCTGAATAAAAATCTTTATGAGGCAAAGCTGGTTTACCACACTCCTACCTTTGACGACAAGGTAAGAACCTTCTGCTCTAATCCTTCCGGGGAAGTGGCAACTGAATATTATGAAAATGGTTTAGCTGTTGTGAACGGCCACGCTTATAAATCACAGGAATTTAAAACTCACAATACAAACTTTGCCTTACTTGTCTCTAAGAATTTTACAAAACCATTTAAAACTCCTATTGAGTACGGCAAACACATTGCCCAGTTAAGCAACATGCTTTGCGACGGCAAAATCTTAGTTCAGACCTTTGGCGACTTCCAGAGAGGACGCCGCACTACAGAGGAGCGTCTGTGCCGCAACAATTTAATTCCTACTTTAAAGGACGCAGTGCCTGGAGATTTATCTCTGGTATTTCCTCACAGAATTATGGTAGATATTAAAGAAATGCTTTTAGCTTTAGATAAGGTTACGCCTGGAATTGCCAGCGATGAAACTCTTCTTTACGGGGTGGAGGTTAAGTTTTATTCTAATAAGGTAGTGGTAAATACAGACTTTGAAACCAGCGTAAAGGGACTGAGGGCCATTGGAGACGGCGCCTCTGTTACAAGAGGACTTCAGCAGGCTTCAGCCAACGGAATAAGTGTTGCCAGAAGTATTTTGTCTCAGCAATAA
- a CDS encoding shikimate kinase yields the protein MEKNNIILIGMPASGKSTIGVLLAKRLGYSFVDVDIVIQEKTGKLLKEIIREKGMEGFLKVEEDINAELETEHSVIAPGGSVIYGHKAMAHLKEIGLVVYLKLSFEEVEKRIGNVVDRGVALKKGMTLQDLYNERVPYYEKYADITIDEKGMTPGETVDQLRKMMEKHFNLETGDE from the coding sequence ATGGAAAAAAATAATATAATTTTAATCGGTATGCCTGCCTCCGGAAAAAGTACAATCGGAGTGCTGCTGGCCAAAAGATTAGGATATTCTTTTGTGGACGTAGATATTGTAATACAGGAAAAAACAGGTAAGCTTTTAAAAGAAATTATAAGGGAAAAGGGCATGGAAGGCTTTCTCAAGGTGGAGGAGGATATTAATGCAGAGCTGGAAACAGAGCATTCTGTAATTGCTCCCGGCGGCAGCGTTATATATGGCCATAAAGCCATGGCGCATTTAAAAGAGATCGGTTTGGTTGTATATTTGAAATTAAGCTTTGAGGAAGTGGAAAAAAGAATCGGCAATGTGGTAGACAGAGGGGTAGCCTTAAAAAAGGGCATGACTCTGCAGGACCTTTACAATGAAAGAGTGCCTTATTATGAGAAATATGCGGATATTACCATTGATGAAAAAGGTATGACTCCAGGGGAAACTGTAGATCAATTAAGAAAGATGATGGAAAAACATTTTAATTTGGAAACAGGTGATGAATAA
- the mmsA gene encoding multiple monosaccharide ABC transporter ATP-binding protein, whose product MADIILEMNHIVKEFSGVKALDDVNLKVEKGQIHALCGENGAGKSTLMNVLSGVYPYGTYSGEIHYNGELCKFHNIRQSEEKGIVIIHQELALSPYLSIAENMFMGNEQVSMKGVINWTETRSRAKEMLAKVGLENEDVTAPINSLGVGKQQLIEIAKALAKKVNLLILDEPTAALNDEESANLLEIMLDLKKQGITCIIISHKLNEISYVADAITVIRDGKTIETLVKGVDEFTEDRIIKGMVGRELTNRYPVRDNCPIGDVVMEVNNWNVFHPDEADRQVLKDISFKVRAGEVVGFAGLMGAGRTELAMSIFGHSYGQKISGEIKMHGKKVEIKNVREAIKNKIAYTSEDRKTYGLVLMDDIKHNMTMAALREYFSKNGVVNSNDEIVAAEEYKKLINVKANSINQSVGSLSGGNQQKVVLAKWILTQPDVLILDEPTRGIDVGAKYEIYCAINDLARAGKAVIVISSEMPEVIGTCDRVYVINEGMIAGELGKNELSQINIMKCIMQHNDRKGE is encoded by the coding sequence ATGGCAGATATCATACTGGAAATGAACCACATTGTAAAAGAGTTCTCAGGGGTCAAGGCGCTGGATGATGTAAATTTGAAGGTGGAAAAAGGTCAGATCCATGCTCTCTGTGGTGAAAATGGAGCAGGAAAATCCACGCTGATGAATGTGCTTTCCGGCGTTTATCCTTATGGAACCTACAGCGGTGAGATTCACTATAATGGAGAGCTGTGCAAGTTCCATAACATTAGACAGAGTGAGGAAAAGGGCATTGTTATTATCCATCAGGAGCTGGCGCTTAGTCCATATCTGTCCATAGCAGAGAATATGTTCATGGGCAACGAGCAGGTTTCCATGAAAGGGGTAATTAACTGGACGGAAACAAGAAGCAGGGCAAAAGAGATGCTTGCAAAGGTAGGGCTGGAAAATGAGGACGTGACAGCTCCAATTAACAGCTTGGGAGTTGGAAAACAGCAGCTGATTGAAATTGCAAAGGCCCTGGCGAAAAAAGTTAACCTTCTCATTCTGGACGAACCTACAGCGGCGTTAAATGACGAAGAAAGTGCAAACCTGCTGGAAATCATGCTGGATTTGAAGAAACAGGGAATCACATGTATTATTATATCCCATAAGCTGAATGAAATCAGCTATGTAGCAGATGCAATTACTGTAATCCGTGACGGAAAAACTATTGAAACTCTTGTAAAGGGAGTAGATGAATTTACAGAGGACAGGATTATTAAAGGAATGGTTGGACGTGAGCTGACCAACCGTTATCCTGTGAGAGATAACTGTCCAATCGGCGACGTAGTTATGGAAGTGAATAACTGGAATGTATTCCATCCAGACGAAGCGGACAGACAAGTGTTAAAGGATATTTCCTTTAAGGTGCGGGCCGGAGAGGTAGTAGGCTTTGCAGGTCTTATGGGAGCAGGCAGAACAGAGCTTGCCATGAGTATTTTCGGACATTCCTATGGGCAGAAGATTTCCGGTGAAATTAAAATGCATGGGAAAAAGGTAGAAATTAAAAATGTAAGAGAGGCAATTAAAAATAAAATTGCTTATACGTCTGAGGACAGAAAAACATACGGTCTTGTGCTTATGGACGATATTAAACACAACATGACCATGGCCGCTTTAAGAGAGTATTTTTCTAAAAACGGCGTTGTAAACAGCAACGACGAAATTGTGGCTGCTGAGGAGTATAAAAAGCTGATTAATGTAAAAGCCAATTCCATTAACCAGTCCGTAGGTTCCCTGTCAGGAGGAAACCAACAGAAGGTAGTTCTTGCAAAATGGATCTTAACTCAGCCGGATGTGCTGATTTTAGACGAGCCTACAAGAGGTATTGACGTAGGAGCCAAGTACGAGATCTACTGCGCCATTAACGACCTGGCCAGAGCAGGCAAGGCGGTAATTGTTATTTCTTCTGAGATGCCGGAGGTTATCGGTACCTGCGACCGAGTTTATGTTATTAATGAAGGTATGATTGCCGGAGAGCTGGGCAAAAACGAGCTGTCCCAGATTAATATTATGAAGTGCATCATGCAGCACAATGATCGGAAAGGGGAATAA
- a CDS encoding phosphocarrier protein HPr — MSSAELDITSPYRTLPISYLVQTARDFDCSIFVFSVASWINVKDYEAMKKGFEPSEKGLLFYFNGNNVKEAERRIQCIFTP, encoded by the coding sequence ATGTCATCTGCAGAACTTGATATTACATCCCCGTACCGTACACTGCCTATCTCTTATCTGGTTCAGACTGCCCGTGACTTTGACTGCAGTATTTTCGTTTTCAGTGTTGCATCCTGGATTAATGTCAAGGACTATGAAGCCATGAAAAAGGGATTTGAGCCCAGCGAAAAAGGGCTCCTCTTTTACTTTAATGGAAATAACGTAAAAGAAGCGGAACGGCGGATTCAGTGTATTTTTACACCGTGA